A part of Arachis hypogaea cultivar Tifrunner chromosome 12, arahy.Tifrunner.gnm2.J5K5, whole genome shotgun sequence genomic DNA contains:
- the LOC112728556 gene encoding putative disease resistance RPP13-like protein 1 isoform X1, translated as MAARFVGEAFLNSALGTIYDMLISPLLVNFIQRKKLNRKLVEKLETVLKAAHAVINDAERRQIEEEAVKHWLDRLKYAVYDAEDILDEVTTKAAIQKVQGNSLSRYVNLHGDGEIVTKIEEIITALESIVNEKDGLGLKEIPVEDMSWRIPSTSLVGVHQIYGRDQDREAIVKLLLDVTNDGGISVIPMVGMGGIGKTTLAQMVYNDDRVKQKFDVKAWVCDGQEEFDVLKATKTVMEKVTSSSCNSTELNTIQESSKEVLAGKKLLVVLDDMWSNNYDAWISFLKPFKSSNGGVKILVTTRLDSIADMVKTIPTFRLSLLGDDHCWSVFADHACLNSAEPHIRSALEVVGRKIVKKCNGLALAAQTLGGLLRARKEIADWEFILRNEIWELPKKDSGILPALRISYHYLPSHLKRCFVYCSLFPKDYEFKRDELVLLWMAEGLLQQPKSGSTLEEVGSKYFNDLVSRSFFQHSKTNENLFVMHDLMHDLAIFYGGKFFSRNFELKTADKHDACPRHLSYGLVIDDSLFSEISEVCDYLKNARTLLNISFETWEDSTEEVDLCGLFAQLKRLRVLSFKFFPLSLLDSIGDLIHLRYLDLSHSPIETLPESMCKFYNLQTLKLSHCARLEKLPINMQDLVNLLHLDLSYSAIGVLPESLSKLHNLQTLKLTGCERLEKLRTNMQDLVNLRHLDLSRTPIVEFPESLSKLYNLQILKLRRCGGLKKLPSKMQDLVNMRYLDIEDTNLEEMPKGMSKLKDLQILHYYIVGEHEENGIGELGELVNLQGSFHIKQLENAVNSSEAWKARMVDKKHINNLWLEWTSAEDGDIVDSEIEKDVLDKLRPHKDLKKLFIWDYRGTMFPDWVGQSSYHNITVLVLRGCRNCWVVPSLGQLPSLERLVIKELEKVKKIGGSFYKGDGTHQHQETPFRSLKYLAFRDMPCWEEWESYECNDDDDDAPFPKLEELIIEDCPKLRGDLPTFLPSLEELHIRGCEELGCYLPRAPIIRQLIIDGKQEARMRELPLSMLERLWVNGEQQVEYVFEAMTHTQPTSLIDLRISECSSAISFPGDSLPPSLKELRLYDCKNVEFPMQHQQHYSLTSLTIDNSCDSLTSFALPAFPNLKFLTIARSENLTSLELSQSQSLRELIISECPKLEKIIRVPGSLRELRIRECGLLGEGIERKDPHIWPSISHIPQIYVDGTKILNDSTS; from the coding sequence atggctgcaaGATTTGTGGGAGAAGCTTTTCTCAACTCTGCACTTGGCACTATCTACGACATGCTGATTTCACCCTTACTTGTCAACTTCATCCAGAGAAAGAAGCTTAACCGGAAGCTGGTTGAGAAGCTGGAGACAGTTCTGAAGGCTGCTCATGCTGTGATCAATGACGCCGAGCGGAGGCAGATCGAAGAGGAAGCTGTGAAGCACTGGCTGGACAGGCTGAAGTATGCTGTGTACGATGCTGAAGACATACTTGATGAAGTCACCACCAAAGCTGCCATTCAAAAGGTTCAAGGTAACTCTCTGTCTCGCTATGTCAATTTGCATGGTGATGGTGAGATAGTAACCAAGATAGAAGAGATCATTACTGCATTAGAGTCAATTGTAAATGAGAAAGATGGTCTTGGCTTGAAGGAGATACCGGTGGAGGACATGTCATGGAGGATCCCCTCAACATCTCTGGTTGGTGTGCATCAAATATATGGCAGGGACCAAGACAGGGAGGCCATAGTAAAACTGTTGTTAGATGTTACCAATGACGGTGGAATATCCGTGATTCCTATGGTCGGCATGGGTGGAATAGGAAAGACTACTTTGGCTCAGATGGTTTACAATGATGACCGAGTGAAACAAAAATTTGATGTTAAGGCATGGGTTTGTGATGGGCAAGAAGAATTTGATGTTCTTAAGGCGACAAAGACGGTGATGGAGAAAGTAACTTCTAGTTCTTGCAACTCAACTGAGCTAAACACAATTCAGGAGAGTTCAAAGGAAGTCCTAGCAGGGAAGAAGTTGTTGGTTGTTTTGGACGACATGTGGAGTAACAATTATGATGCCTGGATAAGTTTTTTAAAGCCTTTCAAATCTAGTAACGGGGGTGTTAAGATTCTTGTAACAACTCGTCTTGATTCGATTGCTGATATGGTGAAAACTATTCCAACTTTCCGTTTGAGTTTGTTGGGTGATGATCACTGCTGGTCAGTGTTTGCAGATCATGCATGTCTTAATTCTGCTGAACCTCATATCCGTTCTGCTTTAGAAGTAGTTGGTCGAAAAATTGTCAAAAAGTGTAATGGGTTAGCTTTGGCTGCTCAAACACTTGGAGGTTTATTAAGAGCAAGAAAAGAAATAGCAGATTGGGAGTTTATATTGAGGAATGAAATTTGGGAACTTCCCAAAAAAGATAGTGGGATTCTTCCAGCATTAAGAATTAGTTATCACTACCTCCCTTCCCACTTAAAACGTTGCTTTGTTTATTGTTCTTTATTCCCAAAAGACTATGAATTCAAAAGAGATGAACTGGTGTTATTGTGGATGGCAGAAGGTCTTTTGCAGCAACCGAAGAGTGGCAGCACTTTAGAAGAAGTTGGTTCTAAATATTTTAATGATTTGGTTTCAAGATCGTTTTTCCAACATTCTAAAACCAATGAAAATTTATTTGTGATGCACGATCTCATGCATGATTTAGCAATATTCTACGGTGGAAAGTTCTTTTCTAGAAACTTTGAACTCAAAACTGCAGACAAGCATGATGCTTGTCCTCGTCATCTTTCATATGGTCTTGTCATCGATGATTCGTTATTCTCAGAGATCTCGGAAGTATGTGATTATTTAAAAAATGCAAGGACATTGCTGAATATCAGTTTTGAAACATGGGAGGATTCCACAGAGGAAGTTGATCTTTGTGGCTTATTTGCACAGTTGAAGCGCTTAAGggttttgtcatttaaattctttccTCTTTCATTGCTCGATTCAATAGGTGATTTGATCCATTTGCGTTATTTGGATCTCTCTCATTCACCTATTGAGACATTGCCAGAGTCAATgtgcaaattttataatttacaaACACTGAAGTTGAGTCATTGTGCAAGACTAGAAAAGCTTCCAATCAACATGCAGGATCTTGTAAATTTGCTTCATTTGGATCTCTCTTATTCGGCAATTGGGGTATTGCCCGAGTCATTGAGCAAATTGCATAATTTACAAACACTGAAGTTGACAGGGTGTGAAAGACTAGAAAAGCTTCGAACCAACATGCAGGATCTTGTAAATTTACGTCATTTGGATCTCTCTCGTACGCCTATTGTGGAATTTCCCGAGTCATTGAGCAAATTGTATAATTTACAAATATTGAAGTTGCGCAGATGTGGAGGACTCAAAAAGCTCCCAAGCAAGATGCAAGATCTTGTAAATATGCGCTATCTGGATATTGAAGATACTAATTTAGAAGAGATGCCAAAAGGGATGAGCAAATTAAAAGATTTGCAGATTCTGCATTACTATATTGTTGGCGAGCATGAAGAGAATGGGATAGGGGAATTGGGAGAACTTGTAAATCTTCAAGGGTCATTTCATATTAAGCAACTAGAGAATGCCGTTAATAGCAGTGAAGCTTGGAAAGCAAGAATGGTTGATAAGAAACACATCAATAATCTATGGTTGGAGTGGACATCAGCTGAAGATGGTGATATTGTTGATTCCGAAATCGAAAAAGATGTACTTGACAAATTACGTCCTCACAAAGACTTGAAGAAGCTATTCATCTGGGATTACAGAGGTACCATGTTTCCGGATTGGGTAGGGCAGTCTTCGTACCACAACATAACTGTGTTGGTGCTGAGGGGATGCAGGAATTGTTGGGTGGTTCCATCACTTGGACAGTTACCCTCTCTGGAGAGGCTAGTCATTAAAGAGCTCGAGAAGGTGAAGAAGATTGGTGGGTCATTCTATAAGGGTGATGGAACTCATCAGCATCAGGAGACACCCTTCCGATCCCTTAAATATCTGGCATTCCGTGATATGCCTTGCTGGGAGGAATGGGAGTCATATGAatgtaatgatgatgatgatgatgcaccATTTCCGAAACTTGAGGAGCTTATAATAGAGGACTGCCCTAAGTTAAGAGGAGATTTGCCCACTTTCCTTCCATCTTTGGAAGAACTCCACATTAGAGGATGCGAGGAGCTTGGTTGTTATCTGCCAAGAGCTCCCATCATACGCCAATTAATAATAGATGGCAAACAGGAagcaagaatgcgggagctaccaCTTTCCATGTTGGAGAGACTATGGGTTAATGGAGAGCAGCAGGTGGAGTATGTGTTTGAGGCCATGACCCACACCCAACCAACCTCTCTCATAGACCTAAGGATCTCAGAGTGCTCATCAGCTATATCATTTCCAGGGGATTCTTTGCCCCCTTCGTTGAAAGAGTTGCGCCTATAcgattgcaagaatgtagaattCCCAATGCAACACCAACAACATTACTCACTAACGAGTCTTACAATAGACAACAGCTGTGATTCGCTTACATCCTTCGCATTGCCAGCGTTTCCAAATCTGAAGTTTCTCACAATCGCAAGAAGTGAAAATTTGACATCTCTGGAGCTGTCACAGTCACAGTCCCTCCGAGAATTAATAATTTCAGAGTGCCCTAAGCTGGAGAAGATAATAAGGGTGCCTGGCTCTTTAAGGGAACTCAGAATCAGAGAATGTGGGTTGTTGGGTGAAGGCATAGAGAGGAAGGACCCCCACATTTGGCCATCCATTTCCCACATCCCTCAAATTTATGTTGACGGCACAAAGATCCTCAATGACTCAACATCTTAA
- the LOC112728556 gene encoding putative disease resistance RPP13-like protein 1 isoform X2 yields MLCTMLKTYLMKSPPKLPFKRFKEIPVEDMSWRIPSTSLVGVHQIYGRDQDREAIVKLLLDVTNDGGISVIPMVGMGGIGKTTLAQMVYNDDRVKQKFDVKAWVCDGQEEFDVLKATKTVMEKVTSSSCNSTELNTIQESSKEVLAGKKLLVVLDDMWSNNYDAWISFLKPFKSSNGGVKILVTTRLDSIADMVKTIPTFRLSLLGDDHCWSVFADHACLNSAEPHIRSALEVVGRKIVKKCNGLALAAQTLGGLLRARKEIADWEFILRNEIWELPKKDSGILPALRISYHYLPSHLKRCFVYCSLFPKDYEFKRDELVLLWMAEGLLQQPKSGSTLEEVGSKYFNDLVSRSFFQHSKTNENLFVMHDLMHDLAIFYGGKFFSRNFELKTADKHDACPRHLSYGLVIDDSLFSEISEVCDYLKNARTLLNISFETWEDSTEEVDLCGLFAQLKRLRVLSFKFFPLSLLDSIGDLIHLRYLDLSHSPIETLPESMCKFYNLQTLKLSHCARLEKLPINMQDLVNLLHLDLSYSAIGVLPESLSKLHNLQTLKLTGCERLEKLRTNMQDLVNLRHLDLSRTPIVEFPESLSKLYNLQILKLRRCGGLKKLPSKMQDLVNMRYLDIEDTNLEEMPKGMSKLKDLQILHYYIVGEHEENGIGELGELVNLQGSFHIKQLENAVNSSEAWKARMVDKKHINNLWLEWTSAEDGDIVDSEIEKDVLDKLRPHKDLKKLFIWDYRGTMFPDWVGQSSYHNITVLVLRGCRNCWVVPSLGQLPSLERLVIKELEKVKKIGGSFYKGDGTHQHQETPFRSLKYLAFRDMPCWEEWESYECNDDDDDAPFPKLEELIIEDCPKLRGDLPTFLPSLEELHIRGCEELGCYLPRAPIIRQLIIDGKQEARMRELPLSMLERLWVNGEQQVEYVFEAMTHTQPTSLIDLRISECSSAISFPGDSLPPSLKELRLYDCKNVEFPMQHQQHYSLTSLTIDNSCDSLTSFALPAFPNLKFLTIARSENLTSLELSQSQSLRELIISECPKLEKIIRVPGSLRELRIRECGLLGEGIERKDPHIWPSISHIPQIYVDGTKILNDSTS; encoded by the exons ATGCTGTGTACGATGCTGAAGACATACTTGATGAAGTCACCACCAAAGCTGCCATTCAAAAGGTTCAAG GAGATACCGGTGGAGGACATGTCATGGAGGATCCCCTCAACATCTCTGGTTGGTGTGCATCAAATATATGGCAGGGACCAAGACAGGGAGGCCATAGTAAAACTGTTGTTAGATGTTACCAATGACGGTGGAATATCCGTGATTCCTATGGTCGGCATGGGTGGAATAGGAAAGACTACTTTGGCTCAGATGGTTTACAATGATGACCGAGTGAAACAAAAATTTGATGTTAAGGCATGGGTTTGTGATGGGCAAGAAGAATTTGATGTTCTTAAGGCGACAAAGACGGTGATGGAGAAAGTAACTTCTAGTTCTTGCAACTCAACTGAGCTAAACACAATTCAGGAGAGTTCAAAGGAAGTCCTAGCAGGGAAGAAGTTGTTGGTTGTTTTGGACGACATGTGGAGTAACAATTATGATGCCTGGATAAGTTTTTTAAAGCCTTTCAAATCTAGTAACGGGGGTGTTAAGATTCTTGTAACAACTCGTCTTGATTCGATTGCTGATATGGTGAAAACTATTCCAACTTTCCGTTTGAGTTTGTTGGGTGATGATCACTGCTGGTCAGTGTTTGCAGATCATGCATGTCTTAATTCTGCTGAACCTCATATCCGTTCTGCTTTAGAAGTAGTTGGTCGAAAAATTGTCAAAAAGTGTAATGGGTTAGCTTTGGCTGCTCAAACACTTGGAGGTTTATTAAGAGCAAGAAAAGAAATAGCAGATTGGGAGTTTATATTGAGGAATGAAATTTGGGAACTTCCCAAAAAAGATAGTGGGATTCTTCCAGCATTAAGAATTAGTTATCACTACCTCCCTTCCCACTTAAAACGTTGCTTTGTTTATTGTTCTTTATTCCCAAAAGACTATGAATTCAAAAGAGATGAACTGGTGTTATTGTGGATGGCAGAAGGTCTTTTGCAGCAACCGAAGAGTGGCAGCACTTTAGAAGAAGTTGGTTCTAAATATTTTAATGATTTGGTTTCAAGATCGTTTTTCCAACATTCTAAAACCAATGAAAATTTATTTGTGATGCACGATCTCATGCATGATTTAGCAATATTCTACGGTGGAAAGTTCTTTTCTAGAAACTTTGAACTCAAAACTGCAGACAAGCATGATGCTTGTCCTCGTCATCTTTCATATGGTCTTGTCATCGATGATTCGTTATTCTCAGAGATCTCGGAAGTATGTGATTATTTAAAAAATGCAAGGACATTGCTGAATATCAGTTTTGAAACATGGGAGGATTCCACAGAGGAAGTTGATCTTTGTGGCTTATTTGCACAGTTGAAGCGCTTAAGggttttgtcatttaaattctttccTCTTTCATTGCTCGATTCAATAGGTGATTTGATCCATTTGCGTTATTTGGATCTCTCTCATTCACCTATTGAGACATTGCCAGAGTCAATgtgcaaattttataatttacaaACACTGAAGTTGAGTCATTGTGCAAGACTAGAAAAGCTTCCAATCAACATGCAGGATCTTGTAAATTTGCTTCATTTGGATCTCTCTTATTCGGCAATTGGGGTATTGCCCGAGTCATTGAGCAAATTGCATAATTTACAAACACTGAAGTTGACAGGGTGTGAAAGACTAGAAAAGCTTCGAACCAACATGCAGGATCTTGTAAATTTACGTCATTTGGATCTCTCTCGTACGCCTATTGTGGAATTTCCCGAGTCATTGAGCAAATTGTATAATTTACAAATATTGAAGTTGCGCAGATGTGGAGGACTCAAAAAGCTCCCAAGCAAGATGCAAGATCTTGTAAATATGCGCTATCTGGATATTGAAGATACTAATTTAGAAGAGATGCCAAAAGGGATGAGCAAATTAAAAGATTTGCAGATTCTGCATTACTATATTGTTGGCGAGCATGAAGAGAATGGGATAGGGGAATTGGGAGAACTTGTAAATCTTCAAGGGTCATTTCATATTAAGCAACTAGAGAATGCCGTTAATAGCAGTGAAGCTTGGAAAGCAAGAATGGTTGATAAGAAACACATCAATAATCTATGGTTGGAGTGGACATCAGCTGAAGATGGTGATATTGTTGATTCCGAAATCGAAAAAGATGTACTTGACAAATTACGTCCTCACAAAGACTTGAAGAAGCTATTCATCTGGGATTACAGAGGTACCATGTTTCCGGATTGGGTAGGGCAGTCTTCGTACCACAACATAACTGTGTTGGTGCTGAGGGGATGCAGGAATTGTTGGGTGGTTCCATCACTTGGACAGTTACCCTCTCTGGAGAGGCTAGTCATTAAAGAGCTCGAGAAGGTGAAGAAGATTGGTGGGTCATTCTATAAGGGTGATGGAACTCATCAGCATCAGGAGACACCCTTCCGATCCCTTAAATATCTGGCATTCCGTGATATGCCTTGCTGGGAGGAATGGGAGTCATATGAatgtaatgatgatgatgatgatgcaccATTTCCGAAACTTGAGGAGCTTATAATAGAGGACTGCCCTAAGTTAAGAGGAGATTTGCCCACTTTCCTTCCATCTTTGGAAGAACTCCACATTAGAGGATGCGAGGAGCTTGGTTGTTATCTGCCAAGAGCTCCCATCATACGCCAATTAATAATAGATGGCAAACAGGAagcaagaatgcgggagctaccaCTTTCCATGTTGGAGAGACTATGGGTTAATGGAGAGCAGCAGGTGGAGTATGTGTTTGAGGCCATGACCCACACCCAACCAACCTCTCTCATAGACCTAAGGATCTCAGAGTGCTCATCAGCTATATCATTTCCAGGGGATTCTTTGCCCCCTTCGTTGAAAGAGTTGCGCCTATAcgattgcaagaatgtagaattCCCAATGCAACACCAACAACATTACTCACTAACGAGTCTTACAATAGACAACAGCTGTGATTCGCTTACATCCTTCGCATTGCCAGCGTTTCCAAATCTGAAGTTTCTCACAATCGCAAGAAGTGAAAATTTGACATCTCTGGAGCTGTCACAGTCACAGTCCCTCCGAGAATTAATAATTTCAGAGTGCCCTAAGCTGGAGAAGATAATAAGGGTGCCTGGCTCTTTAAGGGAACTCAGAATCAGAGAATGTGGGTTGTTGGGTGAAGGCATAGAGAGGAAGGACCCCCACATTTGGCCATCCATTTCCCACATCCCTCAAATTTATGTTGACGGCACAAAGATCCTCAATGACTCAACATCTTAA